Proteins encoded by one window of Chryseobacterium foetidum:
- the murC gene encoding UDP-N-acetylmuramate--L-alanine ligase: MNNLEIYQNFYFVGIGGIGMSALARYFHASGKNVLGYDKTNTKLTQMLMSEGIDIVFEDVIDGKISSLQKENTLVIYTPAIKKLGILDYFNENDFKVKKRAKVLGLITENTNCIAVAGTHGKTTTSTLVSHLCKEADLPFSCFLGGISENFKSNFLFNGTEFSVVEADEYDRSFLNLSPDWAVITSTDADHLDIYGDKNTIEEGFRQFAALVPEDKQLFVRKGIDIGRAHKTYAVNEEADYYSDNLRMDYDKIYFDFHVPANDCHSELVEEFVWDVPGIHNVENATVAIAILHNLGVDFETLKKAIANFKGIKRRYTKHIYPGGKIYIDDYAHHPTEINAVVGSIKTFYPDKKLLVVFQPHLFSRTRDFADGFAESLSNSEELILLDIYPARELQENFEGITSDWLLEKVTLDKKEISNLSEAFNKIKEKEFDILLTVGAGNIDTLYDPICEWLSKN, translated from the coding sequence ATGAACAATTTAGAAATATATCAGAATTTTTACTTCGTCGGAATCGGAGGTATTGGGATGAGTGCTTTGGCGCGCTACTTCCATGCTTCGGGCAAGAATGTTTTGGGCTACGATAAAACCAATACAAAACTGACTCAAATGTTGATGAGCGAAGGAATCGATATTGTTTTTGAAGATGTTATTGACGGTAAAATCTCGTCACTTCAGAAAGAAAATACTTTGGTCATCTACACTCCGGCAATCAAAAAACTGGGGATACTGGATTATTTTAATGAAAATGATTTTAAAGTAAAAAAGAGAGCAAAAGTTTTAGGCTTAATTACCGAAAACACAAACTGCATCGCTGTTGCAGGAACCCACGGAAAGACAACAACATCTACTTTGGTTTCGCATTTGTGTAAAGAAGCAGATTTGCCTTTCTCATGTTTCTTAGGTGGAATTTCTGAGAATTTTAAATCAAATTTCCTGTTTAACGGAACGGAATTTTCTGTGGTGGAAGCCGACGAATATGACAGAAGTTTCCTCAACCTTTCTCCGGATTGGGCGGTGATTACTTCCACGGATGCCGATCATTTGGATATTTACGGAGATAAAAATACAATCGAAGAAGGTTTCAGACAGTTTGCAGCATTGGTTCCGGAAGACAAACAGCTTTTTGTAAGAAAAGGAATTGATATAGGAAGAGCACACAAAACCTACGCCGTCAACGAGGAAGCCGATTATTACTCAGATAATCTCCGCATGGATTATGATAAAATCTATTTCGATTTTCATGTACCAGCAAACGATTGTCACTCTGAGCTTGTCGAAGAGTTCGTTTGGGATGTTCCGGGAATTCACAATGTAGAAAATGCGACGGTTGCGATTGCCATTCTGCACAATTTAGGAGTTGATTTTGAAACTTTAAAGAAAGCTATAGCCAATTTTAAAGGCATCAAAAGAAGATATACGAAACATATTTATCCGGGCGGAAAAATTTACATTGACGATTACGCGCATCATCCGACAGAAATTAATGCGGTTGTGGGTTCAATTAAAACATTTTATCCGGATAAAAAATTATTGGTGGTATTTCAGCCCCATTTATTCAGCAGAACAAGAGATTTTGCTGACGGATTTGCTGAAAGTTTAAGCAATTCTGAGGAGTTGATTTTGCTCGATATCTATCCGGCGAGAGAGCTTCAGGAGAATTTTGAAGGCATTACTTCAGACTGGCTATTGGAAAAAGTGACTTTAGATAAAAAGGAAATTTCAAATTTATCTGAAGCATTTAATAAAATAAAAGAAAAGGAGTTTGACATTTTACTCACTGTCGGTGCGGGAAATATAGATACGCTGTACGACCCGATTTGTGAGTGGTTAAGTAAAAATTAA
- the ftsA gene encoding cell division protein FtsA produces the protein MENQEYSVGLDIGTTKIVAIVGRRNAHGKIEILGVGKAKSLGVHKGIVNNISQTINSIKAAVAEAQSSAGVPIRKVTVGIAGKHIRSLQHSDYIMREHPDKFITDDDIEALKDQVKKLVMLPGEEIIHVLPQEYKVDSEGEIQEPIGMHGSRLEAKFHVVVGQMGSIRNIARCVREAGLEMEALTLEPLASSEAVLTKEEKEAGVAIVDIGGGTTDIAIFKDSIIRHTCVIPYGGGIITEDIKEGCSIIEKHAEQLKVKFGSAVPELEKDSTYVTIPGLHGRPDKEISLKTLAQIINARVEEILDLVNTELKAYGAFDQKKKLIAGIVLTGGGSNLKHLRQLANYTTGFDSRIGFANEYVANDKNQYLKGPEFATSIGLLMESLKIRDKKSNLPEEEIIVEEPKAKVQNDTVAAADNEANIAPVQAEQPTYLPPSEIEQPSEKRQAKPTFGQSLMEKVKKFFEEVE, from the coding sequence ATGGAAAATCAAGAGTATTCAGTAGGTCTTGACATCGGGACGACTAAAATTGTCGCCATTGTCGGAAGAAGGAATGCCCACGGGAAAATAGAAATTCTCGGTGTGGGGAAGGCCAAAAGTCTTGGAGTACACAAAGGTATTGTGAATAACATTTCACAAACCATTAATTCAATCAAAGCAGCTGTGGCAGAGGCACAGTCAAGCGCGGGAGTGCCTATCCGTAAAGTAACGGTGGGGATTGCGGGTAAACACATCCGTTCGCTTCAGCATTCAGATTATATTATGCGTGAACATCCGGATAAATTCATCACAGATGATGATATTGAAGCATTAAAAGATCAGGTGAAAAAGCTAGTCATGCTTCCGGGAGAAGAAATTATCCACGTACTTCCTCAGGAGTACAAAGTGGATTCTGAAGGAGAAATTCAGGAGCCGATCGGCATGCATGGAAGTCGTCTTGAAGCCAAGTTCCACGTTGTCGTTGGGCAGATGGGAAGCATCAGAAATATCGCAAGATGCGTTCGTGAGGCAGGCCTTGAGATGGAAGCGCTTACTTTGGAGCCTTTGGCATCTTCGGAGGCAGTTTTAACGAAGGAAGAAAAAGAAGCGGGTGTCGCCATTGTTGACATCGGTGGTGGTACTACAGATATTGCAATCTTCAAAGACAGCATTATCCGTCATACCTGCGTGATTCCTTACGGTGGTGGAATTATCACCGAAGACATCAAGGAAGGATGTTCAATTATTGAAAAACATGCCGAGCAACTGAAAGTAAAATTCGGTTCTGCAGTGCCTGAGCTTGAAAAAGACAGCACGTATGTAACAATTCCAGGACTTCACGGAAGACCTGATAAAGAAATTTCTCTTAAAACTTTAGCACAGATCATCAATGCCAGAGTGGAAGAAATTCTCGATCTTGTCAATACAGAACTAAAGGCTTACGGAGCTTTCGATCAGAAGAAAAAGTTAATCGCAGGAATTGTACTTACGGGTGGTGGATCAAACCTGAAACACCTTCGTCAGCTCGCCAATTACACCACAGGTTTTGACAGCAGAATTGGTTTTGCAAATGAATATGTGGCAAACGATAAAAATCAGTATCTTAAGGGACCGGAATTTGCGACCTCAATCGGTTTGCTGATGGAAAGTTTAAAGATCAGGGACAAAAAATCCAATCTTCCTGAAGAGGAAATTATTGTTGAAGAACCGAAAGCAAAAGTGCAGAACGATACGGTTGCAGCCGCTGATAACGAAGCAAATATTGCTCCGGTACAGGCAGAGCAGCCAACATATTTGCCACCATCCGAAATAGAACAGCCATCTGAAAAAAGACAGGCTAAGCCAACTTTCGGACAGTCGCTGATGGAAAAGGTTAAAAAATTCTTCGAGGAAGTAGAGTAA
- a CDS encoding cell division protein FtsQ/DivIB — protein MKNKYRILKIAITVIILGFLLSFSLKKFSGQKITDEKISVKMNEKTPVYFIDEKDIKQIVIKENPSGKVGDLNIPELEKKINALPAVDSANVYLNLNGKLHLDIKQRVPVFRLNYNGRDFYVDEKGTEFPISKTYSHSCMLVTGNVKKDEYEKVAELVSKIDKDDFSKKYFIGISKHKDSYYLLTSEGNYKVEIGDLDHIDFKVKGFKTFVEKFLIFQDSQKYSMVSVKYDNQIVTTLNPYFKENDSILKAGHKDLAKTPVAATPAKKEEVKAKPAEKKAASAKPKESVKPKSAVKTKEKKKALEKKTAAKPKTKAKVKIE, from the coding sequence ATGAAAAACAAATACAGAATTTTAAAAATTGCCATCACAGTGATCATTCTTGGTTTCCTGCTGAGTTTCTCGTTAAAGAAATTCAGTGGTCAGAAGATTACGGATGAGAAAATTTCTGTAAAAATGAATGAGAAAACGCCGGTTTACTTTATTGACGAAAAAGATATCAAGCAAATCGTCATCAAGGAAAATCCTTCCGGCAAAGTGGGAGATTTAAATATTCCGGAGCTGGAAAAGAAAATCAATGCACTTCCGGCGGTTGACAGTGCCAATGTTTATTTAAATTTAAACGGAAAGCTGCATCTGGATATCAAACAGAGAGTTCCGGTGTTCCGCCTAAATTACAACGGGAGAGATTTCTATGTTGATGAAAAAGGAACTGAATTTCCAATTTCGAAAACCTATTCGCATTCATGCATGTTGGTGACTGGAAATGTGAAGAAAGACGAATATGAAAAAGTGGCGGAACTGGTGAGCAAAATTGATAAAGACGATTTCAGTAAAAAGTATTTTATAGGAATTTCAAAACATAAAGACAGTTATTACCTGTTGACCAGTGAAGGAAATTATAAAGTGGAAATCGGAGATCTGGATCATATAGATTTTAAAGTAAAAGGTTTCAAAACATTTGTGGAAAAGTTTCTGATATTTCAGGATTCCCAGAAATACAGTATGGTTTCTGTGAAATATGATAATCAGATTGTGACAACGCTGAATCCCTATTTTAAAGAAAACGACAGTATTCTGAAAGCAGGCCATAAAGATTTAGCTAAAACTCCCGTTGCAGCAACTCCGGCAAAAAAGGAGGAAGTAAAAGCAAAACCGGCAGAGAAAAAAGCAGCTTCAGCAAAACCTAAAGAATCGGTGAAGCCCAAATCAGCTGTAAAAACAAAGGAGAAAAAGAAAGCTCTGGAGAAGAAAACGGCAGCAAAGCCGAAAACAAAAGCAAAGGTAAAAATAGAATAA
- the ftsZ gene encoding cell division protein FtsZ, whose translation MENIGTQGFSFDLPKGNSSIIKVIGVGGGGNNALKHMYEKGIHGVDFVICNTDAQTLDNNPVANKVQLGTTITEGLGAGADPEVGEKSAIESIEDIKAAMGQNTKMVFITAGMGGGTGTGAAPVIAKVAKDMGILTVGIVTVPFSFEGKRRLDQAELGLEKLRNNVDSLIVINNDKLRQQFGNLGFKQGFSKADEVLTNAAKGMAEVITGYFDVNIDFRDAKSVLQNSGTALMSTGMASGENKAEEAVKKALDSPLLNDNKITGARNVLLLIRSGVEEATMDEIGIIMDYIQKEAGHTADIIFGVGADEELGDAVSVLVIATGFSNDNQKFSGPTEKIRIGLNDTLETPKASPFKTKEERETTPEQGYDFGGKNLFRLDDEEQDLPQFKLLSSEKKMIIEEEEVETAIKFSDREEDTAEGFTHSWKNEEPSRDESVNLFTFEEDSNDLEIQSFSFDFENKKEEPKQNNFSNSFSQEKPVEFNFTVNEPVSEPKYDFGQPKNEVETSAVIEKRVEETTHTVETFYQTTEQPKTEQQPVFEKRVETETTRQTESEFSFVNKPADQEKVLERRNKLKEFNSRYQSFDKQDDFETIPAFKRKNISIDGANASEHNIHSFISESNDGSVQIRENRFLNKDVD comes from the coding sequence ATGGAAAATATAGGAACACAGGGATTTTCATTTGATTTACCAAAAGGAAATTCGTCAATCATAAAAGTAATCGGTGTAGGTGGCGGCGGTAACAATGCCCTGAAGCACATGTACGAAAAAGGAATTCACGGGGTAGATTTCGTGATTTGCAATACAGATGCCCAGACTTTGGATAATAATCCTGTTGCCAACAAAGTTCAGTTGGGAACCACAATTACAGAAGGTCTTGGTGCCGGTGCAGATCCTGAAGTAGGAGAAAAATCTGCAATCGAAAGCATTGAAGACATCAAAGCTGCGATGGGACAGAATACCAAAATGGTCTTTATCACTGCCGGAATGGGCGGTGGTACAGGTACCGGTGCTGCTCCTGTCATTGCAAAAGTGGCAAAAGACATGGGAATCCTTACTGTAGGAATTGTTACCGTGCCTTTCAGCTTTGAAGGTAAAAGAAGACTGGATCAGGCTGAATTAGGTCTTGAAAAATTAAGAAATAATGTTGATTCATTAATCGTAATCAACAACGATAAATTAAGACAGCAGTTTGGAAATTTAGGTTTCAAACAGGGTTTCTCAAAAGCCGATGAAGTGTTAACCAACGCTGCGAAAGGGATGGCAGAGGTGATTACAGGTTACTTTGACGTAAACATTGACTTTAGAGATGCTAAATCTGTACTTCAGAATTCCGGTACAGCATTGATGTCTACAGGTATGGCTTCAGGCGAAAACAAAGCCGAGGAAGCTGTGAAAAAAGCATTGGATTCCCCATTGTTGAACGACAACAAAATTACGGGCGCAAGAAACGTGTTGTTGTTGATCAGAAGCGGCGTGGAAGAAGCTACAATGGACGAAATCGGAATTATCATGGATTATATCCAGAAGGAAGCTGGTCACACGGCAGACATCATCTTCGGTGTGGGTGCAGATGAGGAATTGGGTGATGCAGTAAGCGTATTGGTGATTGCTACTGGTTTTTCAAACGACAACCAAAAGTTTTCAGGACCTACTGAGAAAATCAGAATCGGTTTGAATGATACTTTGGAAACTCCGAAAGCATCTCCTTTCAAAACAAAGGAAGAGAGAGAGACAACACCTGAGCAGGGTTACGATTTCGGTGGAAAAAATCTTTTCAGATTAGATGATGAAGAGCAGGATTTACCGCAATTCAAATTGTTGTCTTCTGAAAAAAAAATGATTATTGAGGAGGAAGAAGTAGAAACTGCAATCAAATTCTCTGACAGAGAGGAAGATACAGCAGAGGGCTTCACGCATAGCTGGAAAAACGAAGAACCTTCACGTGATGAAAGCGTAAATCTGTTCACTTTCGAAGAAGATTCAAACGATTTGGAAATTCAGTCTTTCTCATTTGATTTTGAAAACAAAAAAGAAGAACCGAAACAGAACAATTTCAGCAACAGTTTTTCTCAGGAGAAGCCTGTAGAATTTAATTTTACTGTAAACGAGCCTGTTTCTGAACCGAAATATGACTTCGGACAGCCAAAAAATGAAGTGGAAACTTCGGCAGTGATTGAAAAAAGAGTAGAAGAAACTACACACACTGTGGAAACTTTCTACCAGACTACTGAACAGCCTAAAACTGAACAGCAGCCAGTGTTTGAAAAGAGAGTTGAAACAGAAACAACAAGACAGACAGAATCTGAATTTTCTTTTGTCAATAAACCTGCCGATCAGGAAAAAGTGTTGGAAAGAAGAAACAAACTGAAAGAATTCAACTCCCGTTATCAGAGTTTTGACAAACAGGATGATTTCGAAACAATTCCGGCTTTCAAAAGAAAAAATATTTCTATCGACGGTGCCAACGCATCAGAACATAACATCCACAGTTTTATATCTGAAAGCAACGACGGCTCCGTCCAGATTAGAGAAAACAGATTTTTAAATAAAGATGTAGATTAA
- the murG gene encoding undecaprenyldiphospho-muramoylpentapeptide beta-N-acetylglucosaminyltransferase, whose product MNIESNIARPFGGKGDFRILMSGGGTGGHIFPAIAIADEIKRRFPDAEFLFIGANGKMEMEKVPQAGYKIQGLNIAGFDRGNLLKNIGLPFKLISSLIKAKKIIKEFKPDFAVGTGGFASGPALFMAAKMGIPTFIQEQNSFPGKTNTANSKKAKAIFTAYPDMEKFFHGTKTFFLGNPVRQNVISDLTDSETAKEKLGLDKNKLTILSVGGSQGSRTLNNGWKDNLENLKEKGHQLIWQTGKLDFAEITSSIQPPASIQIKEFISDMATAYSAADVIVSRAGAIAISELAMAKKPVILVPLPTAAEDHQTKNAMNLVEKNAARIVKDSEMEEKFWNTLSEICENENVRKEMSDNLKYFAKPNAAKEIVDEIFKASTSSA is encoded by the coding sequence ATGAACATAGAATCTAACATCGCTCGCCCCTTTGGGGGAAAGGGGGATTTTCGCATTCTTATGAGTGGCGGCGGTACAGGAGGACATATCTTCCCGGCTATCGCTATTGCAGATGAAATCAAAAGAAGATTTCCTGATGCAGAATTTTTGTTCATCGGTGCCAACGGAAAAATGGAAATGGAAAAAGTTCCGCAGGCTGGCTACAAAATACAGGGTTTAAACATTGCCGGTTTCGACAGAGGAAATCTGCTTAAAAATATAGGATTGCCTTTCAAGCTTATTTCAAGTTTGATTAAAGCAAAAAAAATAATTAAAGAATTCAAACCTGATTTTGCGGTAGGAACAGGTGGTTTTGCGAGCGGTCCAGCCTTATTCATGGCTGCGAAAATGGGGATTCCCACTTTCATCCAGGAGCAGAATTCTTTTCCTGGAAAGACTAACACTGCCAACAGTAAAAAAGCGAAAGCAATTTTTACAGCCTATCCGGATATGGAGAAATTTTTTCATGGAACTAAAACATTCTTCCTTGGAAATCCGGTTCGCCAAAATGTAATTTCAGACTTAACCGACTCTGAAACTGCAAAAGAAAAATTAGGTTTAGACAAAAATAAATTAACGATTCTTTCAGTAGGTGGTTCGCAAGGTTCACGAACTTTAAACAACGGCTGGAAAGATAATTTAGAAAACCTGAAAGAAAAAGGCCATCAGTTGATTTGGCAAACTGGGAAATTGGACTTTGCGGAGATAACTTCCAGCATCCAGCCTCCGGCTTCCATCCAAATCAAGGAGTTTATTTCCGATATGGCAACTGCCTATTCTGCAGCCGATGTGATCGTTTCCAGAGCGGGAGCAATAGCGATTTCAGAATTGGCGATGGCAAAAAAGCCCGTGATTTTGGTTCCGTTACCAACTGCCGCAGAAGATCATCAGACCAAAAATGCGATGAATTTAGTTGAGAAAAATGCAGCAAGAATTGTAAAAGATTCAGAAATGGAGGAAAAATTCTGGAACACATTATCAGAAATCTGCGAAAACGAAAATGTACGAAAAGAAATGTCAGACAATCTGAAATATTTTGCCAAACCCAATGCGGCAAAAGAAATTGTGGATGAGATTTTTAAGGCTTCGACAAGCTCAGCCTGA
- the murD gene encoding UDP-N-acetylmuramoyl-L-alanine--D-glutamate ligase → MKIVVLGGGESGCGAAYLAKKRGLEVFLSDKGAIKDNYKHFLTENEIEFEEENHDEERILNADWIVKSPGIPKKAEMITKIHDKGIRLSSEIEFAAEFTDAKIIAITGSNGKTTTTSLIYHILKNDGLNVGLGGNIGYSFAKQVADENHEYYVLEVSSFQLDDIQNFRPYISLLLNLSKDHLDQYNYNYEEYALAKFRIAENQENDNFFIYNKDDEMSKNILEKFEIKAKMIPFSTKEKLSEGGFINGENIEVNLKDQFTMKIDELSLLGNHNVANSLAASIAGKILEINNESIRNSLMTFQAVEHRLELVTEINGVKFINDSKATNVNAAYYALESMKNPTIWIVGGVDKGNDYTEVEDLVKRKVKAIVCLGLDNQKVIDFFKDKKELIYSTSSMEEAVKVSKSLGKSGDTVLLSPCCASFDLFNNYEDRGHQFKEQVLK, encoded by the coding sequence ATGAAAATAGTTGTTTTAGGAGGTGGCGAAAGCGGTTGTGGTGCTGCTTATCTGGCTAAAAAGAGAGGTTTGGAAGTGTTTCTTTCAGACAAAGGTGCCATTAAGGATAACTACAAACATTTTCTGACTGAAAATGAGATTGAATTTGAAGAGGAAAATCACGATGAGGAAAGAATTTTAAATGCAGACTGGATTGTAAAAAGTCCGGGGATTCCCAAGAAGGCTGAGATGATCACTAAAATTCATGACAAAGGCATCAGACTGTCTTCGGAAATAGAATTTGCCGCGGAATTTACAGATGCGAAGATCATTGCCATCACTGGAAGCAACGGTAAAACGACAACAACGTCTCTTATTTATCATATTCTTAAAAACGACGGATTAAATGTAGGATTAGGCGGAAATATAGGCTACAGTTTTGCAAAACAGGTGGCCGACGAAAACCACGAATATTATGTTTTGGAAGTAAGCTCTTTCCAGCTGGATGATATTCAGAATTTCAGACCTTATATTTCTCTGCTGTTGAATTTGTCTAAAGATCACCTCGATCAGTACAATTACAACTATGAAGAATATGCTTTGGCGAAATTCAGAATTGCTGAAAATCAGGAGAACGACAATTTTTTCATCTACAATAAAGATGACGAAATGAGTAAAAATATTCTCGAAAAATTTGAGATTAAGGCTAAAATGATCCCGTTTTCTACGAAAGAGAAGCTTTCTGAAGGTGGTTTTATTAACGGAGAAAATATTGAAGTTAATCTGAAAGACCAGTTCACCATGAAAATTGATGAATTGTCTTTATTGGGAAATCATAATGTTGCCAACAGTTTAGCGGCCTCAATTGCCGGTAAAATACTAGAAATCAACAATGAAAGTATCAGAAATTCACTGATGACTTTTCAGGCAGTTGAGCACAGACTGGAATTGGTTACAGAGATTAATGGTGTAAAATTCATTAACGACAGTAAGGCAACCAACGTTAACGCCGCTTATTACGCTTTGGAAAGCATGAAAAACCCCACAATATGGATTGTCGGTGGCGTAGATAAAGGAAATGATTACACAGAAGTTGAAGACTTAGTTAAAAGAAAAGTGAAAGCAATTGTCTGCTTAGGGCTTGATAATCAAAAAGTTATCGACTTCTTCAAAGACAAAAAAGAGCTGATTTACAGCACATCAAGCATGGAAGAAGCCGTGAAAGTTTCAAAGTCTCTCGGGAAATCAGGAGATACGGTTTTACTCTCACCATGCTGCGCAAGTTTTGACCTCTTCAATAATTATGAAGACAGAGGTCATCAGTTTAAAGAGCAGGTATTAAAATAA
- a CDS encoding FtsW/RodA/SpoVE family cell cycle protein, with translation MNEQITEQKFEFLKGDKVLWMVIILISIFSIFPVYSASSNLEYIVNNGTTTSHVVKHMFFVILGFGLMRMVGMVKYEHIGKISMGLLIIMCGLLVLTMFTGQTIDGASASRWLKIPGTPFSFQPSSFAFLMLIIYLCRYLTKKIVRERTVGENIGFIFGPILLVFLLVAKDNGSTALMILMVSVIVLVIGQLHWKYIAGFISTSVIAIILFLLVALNTNMIGGNRVHTWMSRIETFTSSKAKTADVDDESVKAKNYQVMQAKAAIVHGGVTGMGPGKSALKQMLPQSASDFIFAIIVEEYGLFGSAFLIILYMIMIVRIVMIASKMPAFFGSLLVLSIGVMIFVQLAVNIAVAVNLIPVTGQPLPLISYGGTSMLVTYIQLGLVLSVSSRIQVYDEEGIGKKQSVAEINDIA, from the coding sequence ATGAACGAACAGATTACAGAGCAAAAATTTGAATTTCTGAAGGGCGACAAAGTTCTTTGGATGGTCATCATTTTGATTTCCATTTTTTCGATATTTCCGGTTTATTCTGCAAGTTCTAATCTGGAATACATCGTAAACAACGGTACGACAACCAGCCACGTTGTAAAACACATGTTTTTTGTGATTTTAGGATTTGGACTGATGAGAATGGTCGGAATGGTAAAATACGAACACATTGGCAAAATAAGCATGGGATTGCTGATTATCATGTGTGGATTGCTTGTATTAACGATGTTTACAGGTCAAACGATTGACGGAGCGAGTGCTTCACGATGGTTAAAAATTCCGGGTACGCCGTTTTCATTTCAGCCATCGTCATTTGCATTTTTAATGCTGATTATTTATCTCTGCAGATATTTAACCAAAAAAATAGTTAGAGAAAGAACGGTTGGAGAAAATATAGGCTTTATTTTCGGACCCATTTTACTGGTGTTTTTGCTGGTTGCAAAAGACAACGGTTCTACAGCATTGATGATATTAATGGTTTCAGTAATCGTTCTGGTTATCGGACAGCTCCATTGGAAGTACATCGCAGGATTTATTTCAACTTCAGTTATTGCAATTATTTTGTTTTTACTGGTTGCTTTAAATACAAATATGATCGGTGGAAACCGTGTTCACACATGGATGAGCCGTATTGAAACATTTACCTCAAGCAAAGCCAAAACTGCTGATGTAGATGATGAAAGCGTAAAGGCTAAAAATTATCAAGTCATGCAGGCGAAAGCTGCCATCGTTCACGGTGGCGTTACCGGAATGGGACCAGGGAAAAGTGCTTTAAAACAAATGCTTCCACAGTCTGCTTCCGATTTTATATTTGCCATTATCGTTGAAGAATACGGACTTTTCGGTTCAGCATTTCTGATTATTCTGTACATGATTATGATCGTGAGAATTGTAATGATTGCCAGTAAAATGCCTGCGTTTTTCGGATCGTTGCTGGTGTTGAGCATTGGAGTGATGATTTTTGTGCAGTTGGCTGTGAATATTGCAGTTGCCGTCAATTTAATACCTGTTACTGGACAGCCATTGCCGCTGATCAGTTACGGAGGAACTTCAATGTTGGTGACTTACATCCAGTTGGGGCTGGTTTTGAGTGTAAGCTCAAGAATACAGGTTTATGATGAAGAAGGTATTGGCAAAAAACAAAGTGTAGCAGAAATTAACGATATAGCTTAA
- a CDS encoding GIY-YIG nuclease family protein: MLLYYVYIVKCSDNSYYTGVTNDLERRINEHNDGNKPESYTYKRRLVELVFYYEFNDINQAIEFEKQVKGWSRKKKEAIINDNWEFPELVEGLLKKKISCTN; encoded by the coding sequence ATGTTGTTATACTACGTTTATATTGTCAAATGTTCCGATAACTCTTATTACACAGGAGTTACAAATGATTTAGAGCGAAGAATAAATGAACATAATGATGGGAACAAGCCAGAAAGCTACACTTATAAAAGAAGACTTGTAGAATTGGTTTTCTACTATGAGTTTAATGATATTAATCAAGCTATAGAATTTGAAAAGCAAGTGAAAGGGTGGAGCAGAAAAAAGAAAGAAGCTATAATAAATGATAATTGGGAATTCCCTGAGCTTGTCGAAGGGTTGTTGAAAAAAAAGATTTCATGTACTAACTAA